The genomic region AGTGGTCACATGGTTGGTGCAGTCCTTGTTTCCATTATATTTGGAAGTCCGTTTGCAGGCGTTCTCGTACTTACACTTGTGCTACTGGTTCAGGGTTTCATTTTTGGTGACGGAGGAATCACAACAATGGGTGTAAACATCTTTAATATGGGTGTCATCTCCGGTTTCACTGGATACTACCTGTTTGTTGCACTGAAGAACAAGATCGGTATCAAATCAGCTTCGTTTGTAGGTGCATGGATTGGTCTTCTGGTCTCTGCTCTTGCCTGTGCGGTTGAAATGTCAATTGCAGGTACATTCCCACTTGTAGCAGGTCTTACAACAATGGGTCTTTACCATCTGATCATCGGTGTAGTTGGTGAAGGTCTCATTACAGCAATTGTGATCACAGCAATTGAAAAGTCAAGACCTGATCTTTTAGATTCATCAGTTACAAATTCAAAAGGTGTGAGGGCATGAGTGTGACAGCAGGTTCCAATATGAACATGAAATTCCTTTATGCAGGAATTGCCATTGCTTTGTTGATTGCTATTGCAGCTCCTTTCCTGGCATCTTCAGATCCCGACGGTCTTGAAAGTGCAGCAGGGAGTGTTGTGGAAGAATCAAAATTAGCTGAAATGGAAGAATCAGCTCCTTTTCTAGAGTCTCCAATGCCGGATTATGCAATTGCAGGACAGGGCAAAATGGGTGAGGTAATTGCAGTGGTTGCAGGTACTATCCTTGTTCTTGGCATCAGTTTCGTATTAGGGAAAGCAATGAAGAAGGAATAATTATTTTCCTTTCTTTCCTTCCTTTCTTTTTTTCTCCATTTTATTCTCAGGCTAAAAAAGCCACAACCATTATTCCAATGGTAATCATCGAGAACAGAATATCACTTGTTTTCAGCTTGTTTTTATGCACATATATTTTATCTGCACTTGAATACCCTCTGCATAACATACTGATATAAGTTCTTTCACCCTGTTCGTATGAACGAATGAATAATGAACTGATGGTGTATGCAACCTGTTCGAGTATCCACTTATGTGGTACATCCTTGTTCCATAAGTAGAACAGACGAGTCTTCTGTGCAACTCTGATACGTTTAAGGATGATCCAGAATACGAAAAGGTATCTGACCATCATTGATAGGATGAGTGTAAATTCTGCTGGCATTCCAAGACGCCTTGCAGAAGTTACCATGTCGTTCATTTTCATAGTAGATGACATTAGTACAATTGCAGTGATGCAGACAATATATTTTGCAAGAAGTATGAGACCAAAAGATATGCCTTCATAGGTTACTGTTATGCCCAACGGGAGATCAAGCGGATAAACTGTGAATGAGTCTATAAATGGTTGTCTGACAAAAGGTTGTATCAGGACTATGGCAAGTCCAAATGGCAGTATTGAAAGAAATCTCATTATGGTATAAACTGGATTAAGTCTTGCAATTGCCATAAGTGTTATTATATAAAGCTCCAGAATTATCAGCTTTGAGAAATTTGTCTCATCCATGCGTGGCAAACTTACTGCAAAAACGATAATTGCAATGACTGCAAGTATCTTTGCTCTCCCATCAAGTCTGTGGATGGGGCTATTCTTGTATGCTTCCCTTTCAATGTCCGTGAGTGTGATTTCCATTGGCAGGCCTTTTATTTATTATTAATAAGTCGAATGATCTCATCCTTTGCATCAGGTGGTGTGATCTTTATATCAGCATCAAACCCTGATTCCTGAAGTAATTCGAATACCTCTGCAATACGCGGCATTCTAAGGTGGGCATTTTCAAGCAACTCATGTTTTTTGAATATCTCTTTTGCAGTCCCTCTGGCTTCTATCCTGCCGTGATGCATAATATAGACCACGTCTGCAAAAAGAGGAACAATATCTACATCATGCGTTGAAAGAATGACCGTTATGCCGAACTTTTTGTTCATGCCATCGATTATTTTCATTATATTCTCGGCACTCTGGGGGTCAAGTCCTGCGGTTGGTTCGTCAAGTACAACAACTTCCGGTTGCATTGCAAGCACTCCTGCAATAGCCACCAGTTTCTTCTGTCCTCCACTGAGGTGATGTGGTGAACGTTCTTCAAAACCTGAAAGGTTTACAAGTTCCAGAGCTTTCTTCACTCTATTGTTCACTTCTTCCATATCAAGACCCATGTTAATTGGTCCGAAAGCCACATCCTGCTCAATTGTCGGCGCAAGAATCTGGTCATCAGGATTCTGAAAAACGATGCCCACTGTGTGGCGTACTGTCCTGATGTTCTTCTTTGATATCTGCTCCCCTTTTACAAGTATTTCTCCGGATGCAGGTTTTAATATCCCGTTGAGATGTTTGAAAAGTGTGGATTTGCCTGCTCCGTTTGCTCCCAGAATTGCTATCTTCTCCCCAGGATAAAGGTCAAGGTCTATGTTGTCAAGAGCTTTTGTTTTGCTGCTTGCATAAAAATAGGATACTCCTTTTAGCTGAACTATGGGTTTTTGGTTCATTTTGGTCACGCTGCTTTGCAACCGGCCAAAAAGCCTGTTTTTGACAGGGAGCTTTTCATTCTACATAAGAATCCTGTTATAAATACTTGTTTGGTGTTACCAAATGAAATTATTTTTTTATTCAAGTGATTAAAAAATGAATTAGTTTTGCAGTTTTTACCTTTTTATCAGGTGACAAGAATTATTATAATGATACTAAGCTATATCTACTAACAGGACAAACATAGTATCGATGTTCAGGAAGATCCGCAGGTACATTACTATTTTCAGGGTATTTTCAAAGTATAATCTTTTTAGCCTTATTTATAGTGAGGTTAACCAGTATTATGTTTCCAACAGAAGAAACCCCTGTGTACTGGATTCCAAGAACAGGGACAATGCTGTAAAACTCAGAAAAGCCCTTGAGGAATTGGGACCAACATTCATAAAACTGGGTCAGATACTTAGCAAGAGGCCTGATATTGTTCCTGCTATATATATAGAGGAACTGGGGAATCTTCAGGATAATGTGAATCCTCTTGGTTTTGATACGATGAAAGTGGCTTTTGAGGGTTTTAGTTGCAGCATTGGAACTGAGGAGATCAATGAAACTCTTGAGCATTCTAATTTTGACATTCATGAGATTTTCGATGAATTCAATACTGAGCCAATAGCATGTGCTTCAATAGCCCAGGTCTATGAAGCAAAACTCGATGGAAAAAAGGTCGCTGTAAAGATAACAAGGCCCAATCTGATAAATACAATAAATCTTGATCTTGCAATTCTCAGTGACCTTAAACCTCTGATTGTGAAGATGCTGGGTCTGGGTAAGAATTTTGACATTGATGGTTTCCTTTATGAATTCAGTGAGCTTCTCAGCCGTGAGCTCGATCTGAGTAATGAAGCAAGGAATATCAGGCGTTTTGAAGAGAACTTTGCAGATGTGAAAGAGGTTCATGTTCCGCATATCTATGACGATTTTTCCAATGAGAATGTTCTTGTCATGGATTATATGGAAGGCGTTACCATCAGGAAACTTTCAGATGTGTCTGCTGAAAAGAAAAAATGGTATGCAGATATCATCAGTAAAAGTTACCTGAAACAGGTTTATATTGATGGGTTCTATCATGCTGATCCTCATAGTTCAAACATAATCCTGCAGGAGGATGGTATTGCTTACATCGATTTTGGTGCTGTGGGTACTATTGATGATGAACTTCGGCGCAACATGCTCAACCTTTTTTATGGTATTTACAAGAAAAGACTGGATGTTGTATTTGAATCATTCATGAAGATTACGGGAATAAACAAGGAAGATATCAATGTACGTCGTTTCAAGCTGGATCTTGATGACATTATATCGAAGCAGAATTATTCATCCGGTGAACGTCAGAGTGATAATTATGCGACCCTGGGACTGAAGTATGATCTGTCTCTTCCAACTGAGTTCTCAACACTTGAAAGGGCTCTTATTCTCATCGAAGCTAATTGTCTTGAACTTGATCCAAGATTTAACCTGCTGGAAAATGCAAAACCTGTTATCATGAAGGTTTTGATGAAGCGGTATTCACCATTTGAGGCTTTTGAGTACCTGCAGCTTGAAGGTGACAGGTATCTGGAAATTATCAAGGAACTGCCTCAGGGTGTCAACGATGTTATTGAGACCATCAGGGGTTATAAAATCGAAAGATTTGAAAAGAAGACCGATGAAATCAGGAAGTATAAGACAATTGATTCAATTTCAAAATATACCTTCCTTCTTGGTATTCTTCTTGCATCTTCATACTTTGCAATAAGTGGTGAAGGCTACCTGCCTGTAATGGGTATTGTGGGATTTATGAGTGCTATATTCCTTTTTGCAGTTATGTTTGTGAAGGATTCCTGATTATTTTTTAGTTCATAGATTCAATAATTGTAAATTTTATTTATGGTCAGGTTCATACTAATTATGGGAGTAAGCAGTTAATCCTGATTTCTGTTAACAATTAATAGGGGAAGGTGTGTTAAAATCAATCATGTAAAAGGAAATAATTTTGGATGGTTATTTGGTGGAAGACACTATGATTTTTTTGCAACAATCCTTGGTTTTGGAAATACATATTACAATCAGGTAGCTGAAGCTCTTCCGCTTGAAAACAGAATGTCTGTTCTGGATCTTGGATGTGGGACTGAATCTGTAGGTATTGCAATTTCCAGGCAGCTTGGAGGGGATGTGGAAATACATGGGCTTGATCTGTCGGGTACACAGCTGGATTATGCAGCTATAAAAAGCTCAAAATCAGGTACTTCTCTGAATCTTTATAGGGGTTCAATGGATCTTCTGCCATTTACCGATGAATCTTTTGATCTTGTAGTCACTTCTGTGGCATTCTGTGAGACAACGTCTGAAGTACGAAAGGGTGCTATCAGGGAAGTTTCTCGTGTTCTAAAGGACAAGTCCTGTTTTGCAATTGTTGATTGTGCAAAACCAATAATGGGACTTGATACTGTAATGATGCTTCCTTTCTTTATGTTTAAAGAAACAGCTGAAAGCTGGAATAATCATTATCCTGATATTTGCAGGGAAAACAACCTGATTCTTGAAAATGAGATTTATATCAAATCTTATGTAAAATGCCAGCTTTACCGGAAAGCTGATTAAAAAAAGAATATGTTGTCCGCACAAAGGCGGACAAGAAGTAGTTTGTTTATCCGAAAAGTGCTCCGAGACCAGCCATGCCGCTCTCTTCTGCTGCATCGTCTTCTTCTTCTTCAGCTGCTTCTTCTTCTGCTGGAGCTGCCTCTGCTGCTGCAGGTGCTGCTGCTGCAGGTGCTGCTGCGACTGCTGCTGTTGCCATTGCTTCCTCGATGTCTACGCCATCAAGAGCTGCGACAAGTGCTTTTGCACGTGCGTCGTCGACGTCTATGCCAGCTGCCTGGAGTACTGCTGTTACTGCTTCTTCTGTAATGTCTTTGCCTGCTTTATAGAGTAAAAGTGCTGCATATATGTATTCCATGTGAAATCACCTTTTATTTATATCAAAGTAAATTTTGTAGTTTGTAAATTCTGATTATCCAAAGAGTGCTCCAAGTCCGGCCATGCCGTCTTCTTCAGATGACTCTTCTTCTTGTTCTTCTTCCTTCTCTTCTTCTTCAACAGTTTCCGCTGGGGCTGCTGCAGCTGCGCTTGCTGCCGCACCAAGTGCTTCCTTTAGTTCATCGTCAACTGCTTCTTCATTGTTAGCAGATGCAATTGATGCAACTGAAAGCATTTCGGACTGTGCTTTTCCAAGAAGCACATCGACGATGCCTGGTTCCAGTACCACTGCGTTGACACCAAGGTTTCGTGACTCTGTGGTTGCTTTTGCAATGAGTGTCTTGATGTTTTCTTCAGTTGGATATGCTGCGAACACGGATGTGTTGAATGCCTGCTGTGCTGCCAGCACAATGTCTGAGAAGTATTTGTCTTCGTCGATAGCCAGTACATCTGGTGTGAAGATCATTCCGTTCTCAAAGGCTGCTCTGAGGTCAAGACCTACTTCCATTGGATAGATCTCAAGTCTTGTAAGCATTGCAGCGAGTTTCTGTGAAACTGCTTCGCCTTCTTTTGCTACGGCCTTTGTTTCTCTGATTACCACCTTTCCACCGTCGATAGCTGCAGGAATTCCTGCTGCCTGCATATCTCCGAGTATTGGTCCTGGTGGGAATGATGTTGGGCCCTTTTCGACGATAATGTCACGAGGTGCAATTGCACCTGCTTTGATTGGGGATGGGCTCTTGCTCTTTTCCAGTGTCTTGAACAGCTTGAATGGGTTCTGCTCTGTGAATACAAGGGCGGTCTGTACGTCTACGTACTCTTCCATGTCCTTTACTTCACTGGATTCGTCAAGTGCTCTTCTGATAAGTGTGTTTCTCGCAACTTTCAAAACAGCCTTGCCTTTAAGATCCCTTCTCATTTTCTGAAGTTGTTTTGCTGGGATTCCACCAATGCCAATGACACCAAAAATAGGGTATTCCTTGATGAGTTCCTTGATTGCCTCAACTTCATCCTTTTTCCACTGAGGGATGTGGGTTGTGTGGTGTTCTTCAGCCATTTTATACCACCTTCACTGACTTACCCATAGTGGTTGTAACATAAATTGATCTTATGTTGTGCTTGCCCTTTTCAAGGGAGCCTTCCACTCTATTAAGGACTGTTTCTACGTTCTCTGCAAGTTTCCGGACTTCCATGTCTCTGCGGCCAACGGATACGTGGAATGTAAGCTTGTCTTTTGATCTTATTCTGATTGAGCTTCTTGCGCTGTTGATAAGATCAGCCACGTTCTTTCCTGGCGGCAATGGAGTTGGCATTTTACCTCTTGGTCCCAATATGGCACCAAGTGCCTTACCGATCTGTGCCATATATTGAACTTCTGCAATGAAGAAGTCAAACTCATTGGCAACTGATCTTGCACGTGACTTGTCATCTGCCATATCTGCAAGATCTTCCTCTGAGAATACGGTTTCTGCGCCAGCATCTTTTGCCTGAAGGCCAACCTCACCTTTCGCAAATACTGCGATCTTGAGGTCTTTACCCAGACCGTGTGGGAGTAAAATCTCTTCATCAACACGGTTTTTAGGCTGACTCATGTCCAGATTCTTTAAGTTAATAGCGAGCTCAATACCTTCTGAGAATTTTCTCTCAGGTGATTCTGCTAATAACTTCTCAATAGTTTCTACTATATTTTCGTCTGCCATTCTTTACCTCCCGTAGTGTGAACTCATGGTTCAGGCAGGACCTTAACGGTCTACTACGGCTTTGTCTAGAGTTTCAGGTGTTCAAACCTTATCTCTGTCTATAAGTGGGCACACCAATTAACAGTATTTATATTAAAGTTATTGGTCAAAGCATGGAATTACCATGCTTCCTGTGCCAGTACATCGTCAAACTGTCCCTCGTCGATAGCTTTCTGGCATTCCTGTGGGGACATACCTTCTGCTGTAACGCCCATTGGGACACAGGATCCAAGAACCTCTTTTACAGCAGCTTTCAGCTCGTATGAAAGGATATCATCCTTCTTCATGCGTGCAATCTTTGCTGCCTGTGGGATCGTAAGGTTACCTACGATTGTTGTGTTTGGTTCGCCAGATCCCTTCTGGATTCCGATTTCCTGCATTATAAGTGCAGATGTAGGTGGAGTTCCGACTTCTATCTCAAAACTCTTGTCGTCTGCAACTATAACTTTTACCGGGACTTGCATCCCATTGAAATCTTTAGTCTTCTCGTTGATCTTGTCGATCACGTCTTTTATGTTAATTCCAAGAGGACCAAGTGCAGGACCAAGTGGTGGACCTGGATTTGCTTTTCCTCCTGGGACCAATGCTTCTACAACATTTGCCATTTGAATATCACCGTTGGATTAAATAATAAATATAAATTCAATTTTCATGCTTTCAGGAATTATTCTCTTCATCTTTCCTGAGGACTCTTACAGTATCTCCGCGAATAGTTATAGGTATCGGTACAACCGCATCGAACAGTTCTACTGTTATTTCCTCATGTCCTTCATCGACTCTCTTCACACGTGCCTTTTCACCTTTGAAAGGACCGGATGTTATTTCGATGATTGCGCCTTCGGAGATACCTGTAACAGTTGGTTTTGGTGTGAGGAAGTGTGATATCTCCTCTATGGAAGATTGCCCTTTTACCAATGCTCTGGCGTGTGGCACGGTCTGTATTGCCTGTTCCACATCTCCGGGAGACGAAGCTTCTATTAGCACATATCCTTTCAACTCATCCGGTGCAAGTATTGCCCTGATGTCCAGATGCTCTTTCCTTGCAGATTGAGTTATCATATTTGCTACTGATCTTTCCTGATTCGCAGTTGTTTTAACTACGAATATTGCTGACTCTGCGGTCATGACTACACCCATTTAGGCATTTCCACCAGAAGTACATATATAAGGAAACCTACGAATCCGATAGCAAGGATTCCCAGACCCGCAACCTTGGCTATGGTCAAGAATTCCTCTCTGGATGGTTTCTTTGTTAGTTTGAGTACCCTCAAATATGTCTTCAGGGTTTGGTTTATGTTTGCGCTATTGATGTTGCTTAAATCAAATGAATTTTCTGCCAAAGTACTTCACAACCGGTTATGATCATTTAATAATGCATGCGTTTATTTTGAAGCCGTATAATATCAGAACTTTGTGTCTGCTGTATATAGCGCCATCAAAACTACGTCTTTAATAAAATACCTTTCGATTGGATCGCGTATATGTGCAACCCCCTCGAAAGATTCTATGTTAAAAAAGGGAGAGATTCTATTTAACAAAATCGATTCCGTATTTTCGGGTTACGTTCTTTGCGCCACCGTGGCCATATATCTGTGGTGATTTCACACCAGTGACCACTATCATTGTGCGCACAGTCTGCTCAAGTTCATCGTTGACCTGAGCTCCCCATATAAGTCTTGCCTCTGGGTCGATTCTGCTGTATACCTCCTGCACAACGCTTTCTGCTTCTGCAATTGTCATGTCCGGTCCACCGATTACATTGACAAGAGCTGAAGTTGCGCCTGATATATCAACATCCAGAAGAGGACTGCGCAGTGCTTTCTGTACGGATTCAACTGCTTTTACTTCCCCATC from Methanolobus tindarius DSM 2278 harbors:
- a CDS encoding 50S ribosomal protein L10; amino-acid sequence: MAEEHHTTHIPQWKKDEVEAIKELIKEYPIFGVIGIGGIPAKQLQKMRRDLKGKAVLKVARNTLIRRALDESSEVKDMEEYVDVQTALVFTEQNPFKLFKTLEKSKSPSPIKAGAIAPRDIIVEKGPTSFPPGPILGDMQAAGIPAAIDGGKVVIRETKAVAKEGEAVSQKLAAMLTRLEIYPMEVGLDLRAAFENGMIFTPDVLAIDEDKYFSDIVLAAQQAFNTSVFAAYPTEENIKTLIAKATTESRNLGVNAVVLEPGIVDVLLGKAQSEMLSVASIASANNEEAVDDELKEALGAAASAAAAAPAETVEEEEKEEEQEEESSEEDGMAGLGALFG
- a CDS encoding 50S ribosomal protein L11: MANVVEALVPGGKANPGPPLGPALGPLGINIKDVIDKINEKTKDFNGMQVPVKVIVADDKSFEIEVGTPPTSALIMQEIGIQKGSGEPNTTIVGNLTIPQAAKIARMKKDDILSYELKAAVKEVLGSCVPMGVTAEGMSPQECQKAIDEGQFDDVLAQEAW
- a CDS encoding 50S ribosomal protein L1; translation: MADENIVETIEKLLAESPERKFSEGIELAINLKNLDMSQPKNRVDEEILLPHGLGKDLKIAVFAKGEVGLQAKDAGAETVFSEEDLADMADDKSRARSVANEFDFFIAEVQYMAQIGKALGAILGPRGKMPTPLPPGKNVADLINSARSSIRIRSKDKLTFHVSVGRRDMEVRKLAENVETVLNRVEGSLEKGKHNIRSIYVTTTMGKSVKVV
- a CDS encoding energy-coupling factor ABC transporter ATP-binding protein gives rise to the protein MNQKPIVQLKGVSYFYASSKTKALDNIDLDLYPGEKIAILGANGAGKSTLFKHLNGILKPASGEILVKGEQISKKNIRTVRHTVGIVFQNPDDQILAPTIEQDVAFGPINMGLDMEEVNNRVKKALELVNLSGFEERSPHHLSGGQKKLVAIAGVLAMQPEVVVLDEPTAGLDPQSAENIMKIIDGMNKKFGITVILSTHDVDIVPLFADVVYIMHHGRIEARGTAKEIFKKHELLENAHLRMPRIAEVFELLQESGFDADIKITPPDAKDEIIRLINNK
- a CDS encoding protein translocase SEC61 complex subunit gamma, which codes for MNSANINQTLKTYLRVLKLTKKPSREEFLTIAKVAGLGILAIGFVGFLIYVLLVEMPKWV
- the cbiQ gene encoding cobalt ECF transporter T component CbiQ, with amino-acid sequence MEITLTDIEREAYKNSPIHRLDGRAKILAVIAIIVFAVSLPRMDETNFSKLIILELYIITLMAIARLNPVYTIMRFLSILPFGLAIVLIQPFVRQPFIDSFTVYPLDLPLGITVTYEGISFGLILLAKYIVCITAIVLMSSTMKMNDMVTSARRLGMPAEFTLILSMMVRYLFVFWIILKRIRVAQKTRLFYLWNKDVPHKWILEQVAYTISSLFIRSYEQGERTYISMLCRGYSSADKIYVHKNKLKTSDILFSMITIGIMVVAFLA
- a CDS encoding class I SAM-dependent methyltransferase, whose protein sequence is MNHVKGNNFGWLFGGRHYDFFATILGFGNTYYNQVAEALPLENRMSVLDLGCGTESVGIAISRQLGGDVEIHGLDLSGTQLDYAAIKSSKSGTSLNLYRGSMDLLPFTDESFDLVVTSVAFCETTSEVRKGAIREVSRVLKDKSCFAIVDCAKPIMGLDTVMMLPFFMFKETAESWNNHYPDICRENNLILENEIYIKSYVKCQLYRKAD
- a CDS encoding PDGLE domain-containing protein, which gives rise to MSVTAGSNMNMKFLYAGIAIALLIAIAAPFLASSDPDGLESAAGSVVEESKLAEMEESAPFLESPMPDYAIAGQGKMGEVIAVVAGTILVLGISFVLGKAMKKE
- a CDS encoding transcription elongation factor Spt5 codes for the protein MTAESAIFVVKTTANQERSVANMITQSARKEHLDIRAILAPDELKGYVLIEASSPGDVEQAIQTVPHARALVKGQSSIEEISHFLTPKPTVTGISEGAIIEITSGPFKGEKARVKRVDEGHEEITVELFDAVVPIPITIRGDTVRVLRKDEENNS
- the cbiM gene encoding cobalt transporter CbiM, whose amino-acid sequence is MHIPDSFIPIGQAIVYWVIALPFIFMSLKWARKELDDMKVPILAALAAGIFAIQALNIPIGMGTSGHMVGAVLVSIIFGSPFAGVLVLTLVLLVQGFIFGDGGITTMGVNIFNMGVISGFTGYYLFVALKNKIGIKSASFVGAWIGLLVSALACAVEMSIAGTFPLVAGLTTMGLYHLIIGVVGEGLITAIVITAIEKSRPDLLDSSVTNSKGVRA
- the rpl12p gene encoding 50S ribosomal protein P1; its protein translation is MEYIYAALLLYKAGKDITEEAVTAVLQAAGIDVDDARAKALVAALDGVDIEEAMATAAVAAAPAAAAPAAAEAAPAEEEAAEEEEDDAAEESGMAGLGALFG
- a CDS encoding ABC1 kinase family protein, with product MFRKIRRYITIFRVFSKYNLFSLIYSEVNQYYVSNRRNPCVLDSKNRDNAVKLRKALEELGPTFIKLGQILSKRPDIVPAIYIEELGNLQDNVNPLGFDTMKVAFEGFSCSIGTEEINETLEHSNFDIHEIFDEFNTEPIACASIAQVYEAKLDGKKVAVKITRPNLINTINLDLAILSDLKPLIVKMLGLGKNFDIDGFLYEFSELLSRELDLSNEARNIRRFEENFADVKEVHVPHIYDDFSNENVLVMDYMEGVTIRKLSDVSAEKKKWYADIISKSYLKQVYIDGFYHADPHSSNIILQEDGIAYIDFGAVGTIDDELRRNMLNLFYGIYKKRLDVVFESFMKITGINKEDINVRRFKLDLDDIISKQNYSSGERQSDNYATLGLKYDLSLPTEFSTLERALILIEANCLELDPRFNLLENAKPVIMKVLMKRYSPFEAFEYLQLEGDRYLEIIKELPQGVNDVIETIRGYKIERFEKKTDEIRKYKTIDSISKYTFLLGILLASSYFAISGEGYLPVMGIVGFMSAIFLFAVMFVKDS